One Methylosinus sp. LW4 genomic region harbors:
- a CDS encoding 5-formyltetrahydrofolate cyclo-ligase: MTVDAKTELRRRTLSRRDLVSHEEAHAASLAVAERALTLVRRFAHRAEATGEVVSVYWPIRSELNTRPLLETLAAAKIATALPVMTAVKRPLIFRAFTPGDDLVKGPFGLSEPAETQPAFDPDIVFSPLAAFDRKGYRLGYGGGIYDATLAQLRARKRIVAVGVAYACQETDSVPTEPHDQKLDFLLTERELIAFS; the protein is encoded by the coding sequence ATGACCGTCGACGCCAAGACCGAACTGCGCCGGCGGACGCTCTCCCGCCGCGATCTCGTCTCTCATGAGGAAGCCCACGCCGCCTCGCTCGCCGTCGCCGAGCGCGCGCTGACGCTGGTGCGCCGATTCGCGCACCGCGCCGAAGCGACCGGCGAGGTCGTCTCCGTCTATTGGCCGATCCGCAGCGAGCTGAACACGCGCCCGCTGCTGGAGACTTTGGCGGCGGCGAAGATCGCCACCGCTCTGCCGGTGATGACGGCGGTGAAGCGCCCGCTGATCTTTCGCGCCTTCACGCCCGGCGACGATCTGGTGAAAGGCCCCTTCGGCCTCTCCGAGCCGGCCGAGACACAGCCCGCCTTCGATCCCGACATCGTCTTCTCGCCGCTCGCCGCCTTCGACCGCAAGGGCTATCGGCTGGGCTATGGCGGCGGCATCTATGACGCGACGCTCGCGCAGCTGCGCGCCAGGAAGCGCATCGTCGCCGTCGGCGTCGCCTACGCCTGCCAGGAGACCGATTCCGTGCCCACCGAGCCGCACGATCAGAAGCTGGATTTTCTGCTGACGGAGCGGGAGCTGATCGCGTTTTCGTGA
- a CDS encoding bifunctional [glutamine synthetase] adenylyltransferase/[glutamine synthetase]-adenylyl-L-tyrosine phosphorylase, with protein sequence MTQTNSARSLLSRALRIVEPIDRARAEAALARVLERDVDGALAAILAAQAGAQPLLEGVLGSSPFLTDLSARDPARLARLLTDDPDLGLARLVEATRNAAKGVADEAELMRALRRAKQEGALLVALADLSKAWDTMQATDALTRLADAALSAAIAFTLREASAAGKLELYDQRMPERGCGWIFLAMGKEGAYELNYSSDIDIIVLFDRARARVAQPSEDVDLFVKMTKRVVRILSEITPDGYVFRVDLRLRPDPGATPIAIPLEAAFSYYESMGQNWERAAFIKARAAAGDILAGEAFLKELSPFVWRKNFDFAAIADVHSIKRQIHAFKGHGEIAAMGHDLKLGRGGIREIEFFAQTQQLITGGRNPALRGRATLETLDALLANGWIEPRVRDELRAAYVFLRDIEHRIQMVADKQTHILPRDEKEALRIARMAGFATLEDFTQALVAHLETVQGHYSHLFESAPQLSSQTGNLVFTGGEDDPGTLETLSRLGFAHPKTVTETIRGWHFGRYAATRSTKARERLTELTPALLEALAATENADQAFLAFDKLLAGLPAGVQLFSVLLANPTLLSLLTAITGAAPKLAATISRRPRVLDAVLEPAFFEHLPDESELAAALARSLAETRSYEEALDAARVFGQEQKFLIGVRVLTGALSVAEAGLAYARLAERLIAALLPRVEAELARAHGRIEGGRACVVALGKLGGREMTAASDLDLMLLYDADPHAESDGERPLAAPAYYARLTQRLISALSAPMAQGLLYEVDFRLRPSGSKGPLAVSLKAFEDYHAHEAWSWEHMALTRARVVAGPSDFAAIVEETISAALTRPRDVEKLRQDVLDMRARLERDKPARSLWDLKQAPGGLIDVEFIAQYLQLRHANAHPTCLSTMTSPALERLSDLSLLDPNEAATLIEAARLYQSLTQLLRLSIDNDFDPAHAPRGLVELLLRGGEAVDISHLEAQIVETQRATRAIFLSILGAESKTAPSP encoded by the coding sequence ATGACGCAGACGAATTCCGCTCGCTCCCTACTCTCCCGCGCCCTCCGCATCGTCGAGCCGATCGACCGCGCTCGAGCCGAGGCCGCGTTGGCGCGCGTGCTGGAGCGTGACGTCGATGGCGCGCTCGCCGCCATCCTCGCGGCGCAAGCAGGCGCGCAGCCGCTGCTCGAAGGCGTCCTCGGCTCCTCGCCTTTTCTCACCGATCTCTCCGCCCGTGATCCCGCTCGGCTCGCGCGTCTGCTCACGGACGACCCCGACCTCGGCCTCGCGCGGCTCGTCGAGGCCACACGCAACGCCGCCAAAGGCGTCGCGGACGAAGCCGAGCTGATGCGCGCATTGCGCCGCGCCAAGCAGGAGGGCGCGCTGCTGGTCGCGCTCGCCGATCTCTCCAAAGCCTGGGACACGATGCAGGCGACCGACGCGCTCACGCGCCTCGCCGACGCCGCGCTTTCTGCGGCGATCGCCTTCACGCTGCGCGAGGCTTCGGCCGCCGGCAAGCTCGAGCTCTATGACCAGCGCATGCCGGAACGCGGCTGCGGCTGGATATTCCTCGCCATGGGCAAGGAAGGCGCCTATGAGCTCAACTACTCTTCCGACATAGATATCATCGTCCTCTTCGACCGCGCCCGGGCGCGCGTCGCGCAGCCGAGCGAGGATGTCGACCTCTTCGTCAAAATGACGAAGCGCGTGGTGCGCATTCTCTCGGAGATCACGCCCGACGGCTATGTGTTCCGCGTCGATCTGCGCCTGCGTCCCGACCCCGGGGCGACGCCCATCGCCATACCGCTCGAGGCGGCCTTCTCTTACTATGAGAGCATGGGCCAGAATTGGGAGCGCGCCGCCTTCATCAAGGCGCGCGCGGCAGCCGGCGACATTCTGGCCGGCGAGGCATTTCTGAAAGAGCTTTCGCCATTCGTGTGGCGCAAGAATTTCGATTTCGCCGCCATCGCCGACGTGCATTCGATCAAGCGGCAGATTCACGCTTTCAAAGGCCATGGCGAGATCGCCGCGATGGGGCATGATCTCAAGCTCGGCCGCGGCGGCATTCGCGAGATCGAGTTTTTCGCGCAGACGCAGCAGCTCATCACCGGCGGACGCAATCCCGCATTGCGCGGCCGCGCGACATTGGAGACGCTCGACGCGCTCCTCGCCAATGGATGGATCGAGCCGCGCGTGCGCGACGAGCTGCGCGCGGCTTATGTCTTTCTGCGCGATATCGAGCATCGCATTCAAATGGTCGCCGACAAGCAGACTCATATTCTGCCGCGCGACGAGAAGGAGGCGCTGCGCATCGCGCGCATGGCCGGTTTCGCCACGCTCGAGGATTTCACGCAGGCGCTGGTCGCGCATCTCGAGACGGTGCAGGGCCATTATTCACATCTCTTCGAGAGCGCGCCGCAGCTTTCCTCGCAAACCGGCAATCTCGTCTTCACCGGCGGCGAGGACGATCCCGGCACGCTCGAAACGCTGTCGCGTCTCGGCTTCGCGCATCCCAAGACAGTGACGGAGACGATACGCGGCTGGCATTTCGGCCGCTACGCCGCGACGCGCTCCACCAAGGCGCGCGAGCGCCTGACCGAGCTGACGCCGGCGCTGCTGGAGGCGCTCGCCGCGACAGAGAACGCAGATCAGGCCTTTCTCGCTTTCGACAAATTGCTCGCCGGGCTTCCGGCCGGCGTGCAATTGTTTTCCGTGCTCCTCGCCAATCCGACGCTGCTGTCCCTGCTGACGGCGATCACCGGGGCCGCGCCCAAGCTCGCCGCCACCATCTCGCGGCGCCCGCGCGTGCTCGACGCCGTGCTGGAGCCCGCCTTTTTCGAGCATCTGCCCGATGAATCGGAGCTCGCCGCCGCGCTCGCGCGCAGCCTCGCCGAGACGCGCTCCTATGAGGAGGCGCTCGACGCCGCGCGCGTCTTCGGACAGGAGCAGAAGTTTCTCATCGGCGTGCGCGTTCTGACCGGCGCGCTCTCTGTGGCGGAGGCCGGCCTCGCCTATGCGCGGCTCGCCGAACGCCTCATCGCCGCTCTGCTGCCGCGCGTCGAGGCGGAGCTCGCGCGCGCGCATGGACGCATCGAAGGCGGCCGCGCTTGCGTGGTCGCGCTGGGCAAGCTCGGCGGACGCGAGATGACCGCCGCCTCCGATCTCGATCTCATGCTGCTCTATGACGCCGATCCGCACGCGGAATCTGATGGCGAGCGCCCGCTCGCCGCGCCCGCCTATTATGCGCGGCTGACGCAGCGGCTCATTTCCGCGCTGTCTGCGCCAATGGCGCAGGGCCTGCTCTATGAGGTCGATTTTCGCCTGCGGCCGTCCGGCAGCAAGGGGCCGCTGGCGGTGAGCCTGAAGGCCTTCGAGGATTATCACGCGCATGAGGCGTGGAGCTGGGAGCATATGGCGCTGACGCGCGCGCGCGTCGTCGCCGGGCCGAGCGATTTCGCGGCGATCGTCGAAGAAACGATCAGCGCCGCGCTGACGCGTCCGCGCGACGTCGAAAAGCTGCGCCAGGACGTCCTCGACATGCGCGCCCGTCTCGAGCGCGACAAGCCCGCGAGAAGCCTTTGGGATTTGAAGCAGGCGCCGGGCGGGCTGATCGATGTGGAGTTCATCGCGCAATATTTGCAGCTTCGCCATGCGAACGCGCATCCGACGTGCCTCTCGACGATGACATCGCCGGCGCTGGAGCGTCTTTCCGATCTCTCCCTATTGGACCCGAATGAAGCGGCGACATTGATCGAAGCCGCGCGCCTCTATCAGAGCCTCACGCAATTGCTGCGGCTCTCCATCGACAATGATTTCGATCCGGCGCATGCCCCGCGCGGCCTCGTCGAGCTGCTGCTGCGCGGCGGCGAAGCGGTGGATATCTCCCATCTCGAGGCGCAGATCGTGGAGACGCAGCGCGCGACGCGGGCGATTTTCCTGTCCATTCTGGGCGCCGAAAGCAAAACAGCGCCCTCGCCCTGA
- a CDS encoding MFS transporter, translating to MTLVPPLHGDAASAAFEQRLYAKVTRRALPLLFLCYILAYLDRVNVGFAKLQMVGDLKFSESVYGLGAGVFFIGYFLFEIPSNLILHRVGARRWIARILVTWGLASAATMLVSTPLMFYVMRFLLGVAEAGFFPGAILYLTYWFPAARRGRITALLMLAVPLAGVVGGPLSGWILQNLDGVHGLSGWRWMFLIEGLPSIVVGAIVFFALEDNIEKAGWLSDREKRLLADNLAADHAAHASHSFRDAMRDAKVWILCLVYFGIVMGLYGVGFWLPTLVQATGVSRPLDIGLLSAAPYAVASVAMLLGGISADKYRERRWHLALPCALGAVGLVASGLFAADTATALIALTVASAGTMTALPLFWSCPTAFLRGVAAAGGIALINSVGNLAGFASPYMVGFIKDQTQRADYGLYALALFMAMSAILVVVAIPSRLVDR from the coding sequence ATGACTCTCGTTCCGCCGCTCCACGGCGACGCCGCGTCGGCCGCCTTCGAGCAGCGCCTCTACGCCAAGGTCACGCGGCGCGCGCTGCCGCTGCTCTTTCTCTGCTACATCCTCGCTTATCTCGATCGCGTGAATGTCGGCTTCGCCAAGCTGCAGATGGTCGGCGATCTGAAGTTCAGCGAGAGCGTCTACGGGCTCGGCGCCGGCGTTTTCTTCATCGGCTATTTCCTGTTCGAGATTCCGAGCAATCTGATCCTCCATCGCGTCGGCGCGCGGCGCTGGATCGCGCGCATTCTCGTCACCTGGGGGCTGGCCTCGGCGGCGACAATGCTCGTCTCGACGCCGCTCATGTTCTACGTCATGCGCTTTCTGCTCGGCGTCGCCGAGGCCGGCTTCTTTCCCGGCGCCATCCTCTATCTCACCTATTGGTTTCCCGCCGCGCGCCGTGGCCGCATCACCGCGCTGCTGATGTTGGCGGTGCCGCTCGCCGGCGTCGTCGGCGGCCCGCTCTCGGGCTGGATATTGCAGAATCTCGACGGCGTTCACGGGCTTTCGGGGTGGCGCTGGATGTTCCTCATCGAAGGGCTGCCGTCCATTGTCGTCGGCGCGATCGTCTTTTTCGCGCTCGAGGACAATATCGAAAAAGCCGGCTGGCTGTCGGACCGCGAGAAGAGGCTGCTCGCCGATAATCTCGCCGCCGATCACGCCGCCCATGCGTCCCATTCCTTCCGCGATGCGATGCGCGACGCCAAAGTCTGGATTTTATGTCTCGTCTATTTCGGAATTGTGATGGGGCTCTATGGCGTCGGTTTCTGGCTGCCGACTCTGGTCCAGGCGACGGGCGTCAGCCGGCCGCTCGACATCGGCCTCTTGTCGGCCGCGCCCTACGCCGTCGCCAGCGTCGCCATGCTCTTGGGCGGAATCAGCGCCGACAAATATCGCGAGCGTCGCTGGCATCTCGCTCTGCCTTGCGCCTTGGGCGCCGTCGGCCTCGTCGCCAGCGGGCTCTTCGCCGCCGACACGGCGACGGCGCTGATCGCGCTCACTGTGGCGAGCGCCGGCACGATGACGGCTTTGCCCTTGTTCTGGAGCTGCCCCACCGCCTTTCTGCGCGGCGTCGCCGCGGCGGGCGGCATAGCGCTCATCAATTCGGTGGGAAATCTCGCCGGTTTCGCCAGCCCCTATATGGTCGGCTTCATCAAGGATCAGACGCAGCGCGCCGATTATGGGCTCTATGCGCTGGCGCTGTTCATGGCCATGAGCGCAATTCTCGTCGTCGTCGCGATTCCGTCACGGCTCGTCGATCGCTGA
- a CDS encoding peptidylprolyl isomerase, whose product MPHLKTTRLGSRGVLAAIGVLALLAMGAAPAQAKVLAKVNGVDITDEDVKIALDDLGAGLPRQLEGKARENYILDFLIDEQLVVQKAQRDKLGETPDFAKKLAYLRDKALMEALLGKVSKDAATEAAIKKTYDEAAKNQKPETEIHAHHILVTTEDEAKAAQKRVKGGEDFGKVATELSKDTGAQGGDLGWFTKDRMVPEFGEAAFKLEPGQISDPVKTQFGWHIIKLDEKRPKVFPPLDQVRDQVSRYVAQKAQSDLIVELRQGAKIERTEAPAAEAKPGDKPAEAKPAEKKK is encoded by the coding sequence ATGCCTCACCTCAAGACCACGCGTCTCGGCAGCCGGGGCGTCCTCGCCGCGATCGGCGTCCTCGCTCTGCTGGCGATGGGCGCGGCCCCGGCGCAGGCCAAGGTCCTCGCCAAGGTCAATGGCGTCGACATCACCGACGAAGACGTGAAAATCGCGCTCGACGATCTGGGCGCGGGTCTGCCGCGGCAGCTGGAGGGCAAGGCGCGCGAGAATTATATTCTCGATTTCCTCATCGACGAGCAGCTCGTCGTGCAGAAAGCGCAGCGCGACAAGCTCGGCGAGACGCCGGATTTCGCCAAGAAGCTCGCCTATTTGCGCGACAAGGCGCTGATGGAGGCGCTGCTCGGCAAGGTCTCCAAGGACGCCGCCACCGAGGCCGCCATCAAGAAGACCTATGACGAGGCCGCCAAGAATCAGAAGCCCGAGACCGAGATCCACGCGCATCACATTCTGGTGACGACCGAGGACGAGGCCAAGGCGGCGCAAAAGCGCGTGAAGGGCGGCGAGGATTTCGGCAAGGTCGCGACCGAGCTGTCCAAGGACACGGGCGCCCAGGGCGGCGATCTCGGCTGGTTCACCAAGGATCGCATGGTGCCGGAATTCGGCGAGGCGGCCTTCAAGCTGGAGCCGGGGCAGATCTCCGATCCGGTGAAGACGCAATTCGGCTGGCATATCATCAAGCTGGACGAGAAGCGCCCGAAAGTCTTCCCGCCGCTGGACCAGGTGCGCGACCAGGTCTCCCGCTATGTGGCGCAAAAAGCCCAGTCGGACCTCATCGTCGAGCTGCGCCAGGGCGCCAAGATCGAGCGCACAGAGGCTCCGGCGGCCGAAGCCAAGCCGGGCGACAAGCCCGCCGAGGCCAAGCCGGCCGAGAAGAAGAAATAG
- the argJ gene encoding bifunctional glutamate N-acetyltransferase/amino-acid acetyltransferase ArgJ produces the protein MAKAAPISPLAPKTYPDIPPIAGVRFAVAQAGIRYAGRTDAMLALFDEGTQVAGVFTRSKCPSAPVDWCRARLEGGKARALLVNSGNANAFTGKAGKEAAKLSAKLVAAAARVPEKQVFLASTGVIGEPLDATKFEPVLGKLVTEARGDAWREAASAIMTTDTYPKLSTRVAKLGDVEVRLAGVAKGAGMIAPDMATMLSFVFTDAPIDAEVLQSLLSKSVQSSFNAITVDSDTSTSDTLLLFATGAAAERGAPHIEKASDRRLEDFRRALNEVLLDLAHQVVKDGEGARKFVEVTVMGAESAKAAKRIALSIANSPLVKTAVAGEDANWGRVVMAVGKSGEAADRDKLAIWFGDIRVAHKGLRDPDYDEAEVSQIMKRDEIAIHVDIGLGSGAARVWTCDLTKEYVAINGDYRS, from the coding sequence ATGGCCAAGGCCGCCCCCATTTCGCCGCTCGCCCCCAAGACCTATCCCGACATTCCGCCGATCGCCGGCGTCCGCTTCGCGGTGGCGCAGGCGGGCATACGCTACGCCGGGCGCACCGACGCCATGCTCGCCCTCTTCGACGAGGGCACGCAGGTCGCCGGCGTGTTCACGCGCTCCAAATGCCCCTCGGCTCCGGTCGATTGGTGCCGGGCGCGGCTCGAGGGCGGCAAGGCGCGGGCGCTGCTCGTCAACTCTGGCAACGCCAACGCCTTTACCGGCAAGGCCGGCAAGGAGGCGGCGAAGCTCTCCGCCAAGCTCGTCGCCGCGGCCGCCCGCGTGCCGGAGAAGCAGGTCTTCCTCGCCTCCACAGGCGTCATCGGCGAGCCGCTCGACGCGACGAAATTCGAGCCTGTGCTGGGCAAGCTCGTCACGGAGGCGCGCGGCGACGCCTGGCGCGAGGCCGCCTCGGCGATCATGACCACCGACACCTATCCCAAGCTCTCGACGCGCGTGGCCAAGCTCGGCGACGTCGAGGTGCGCCTGGCGGGCGTCGCCAAGGGCGCGGGCATGATCGCGCCCGACATGGCGACCATGCTCTCCTTCGTCTTCACCGACGCGCCGATCGACGCCGAGGTTCTGCAGAGCCTGTTGTCGAAATCGGTGCAGAGCTCGTTCAACGCCATCACCGTGGACAGCGACACCTCCACCTCGGACACGCTGCTGCTCTTCGCCACCGGCGCGGCGGCCGAGCGCGGCGCCCCGCATATCGAGAAGGCGAGCGATCGCCGCCTCGAGGATTTCCGCCGCGCGCTGAACGAGGTTCTGCTCGATCTCGCGCATCAGGTGGTGAAGGACGGCGAAGGCGCGCGCAAATTCGTCGAGGTGACGGTGATGGGCGCCGAGAGCGCCAAGGCGGCGAAGCGCATCGCCCTCTCCATCGCCAATTCGCCGCTGGTGAAGACGGCCGTGGCCGGCGAGGACGCCAATTGGGGCCGCGTGGTAATGGCGGTCGGCAAATCCGGCGAGGCCGCCGACCGCGACAAGCTGGCCATATGGTTCGGCGACATTCGCGTCGCCCATAAGGGCCTGCGCGATCCCGATTACGATGAGGCGGAAGTCTCGCAGATCATGAAGCGCGACGAGATCGCCATCCATGTCGACATCGGCCTCGGCTCCGGCGCCGCGCGCGTGTGGACCTGCGATCTGACGAAGGAATATGTCGCCATCAACGGCGATTATCGCAGCTGA
- a CDS encoding HAD family hydrolase, protein MVFPHAVEAVLFDMDGTLLDTERLYVDAWIAAGRAVGHEITEAFCHRMIGKPMQDCETMMIERFGADFPLDACIEACGAYVARASRSGVPLKEGARELVDYLTAMNIPLAIATSSRRPTAEHHLSRCGLLSHFSALVTRDDVQRGKPHPESYLRAARALGKEPWRCLALEDSPTGLRSAAASGAMTIMAPDVLQPSAEERALCLAVVASLRDVLEMLRAHARTQQPLGAIAR, encoded by the coding sequence ATGGTTTTCCCCCATGCTGTAGAAGCGGTTCTCTTCGACATGGACGGCACGCTGCTCGACACGGAGCGGCTCTATGTCGACGCCTGGATCGCGGCCGGCCGCGCCGTCGGCCATGAGATCACCGAGGCTTTCTGCCATCGCATGATCGGCAAGCCGATGCAGGATTGCGAGACGATGATGATCGAGCGCTTCGGCGCCGATTTTCCGCTCGACGCCTGCATCGAAGCCTGCGGCGCCTATGTCGCCCGCGCCTCGCGTTCCGGCGTGCCGCTGAAAGAGGGCGCGCGCGAGCTGGTCGATTATCTCACGGCGATGAATATTCCGCTCGCCATCGCAACCTCCTCGCGGCGGCCGACCGCGGAGCATCATCTGAGCCGCTGCGGGCTGCTCTCGCACTTCTCTGCGCTGGTGACGCGCGACGATGTTCAGCGCGGCAAGCCGCATCCCGAATCCTATCTGCGCGCCGCGCGCGCGCTCGGCAAGGAGCCGTGGCGCTGCCTCGCGCTCGAGGATTCGCCGACCGGCCTGCGCTCGGCCGCCGCCTCCGGCGCGATGACGATCATGGCGCCCGACGTTCTGCAGCCCTCCGCCGAGGAGCGCGCGCTCTGCCTCGCCGTCGTCGCCAGCCTGCGCGACGTGCTCGAGATGCTGCGCGCGCATGCGCGCACGCAGCAGCCCCTAGGCGCCATTGCGCGATGA
- the mutT gene encoding 8-oxo-dGTP diphosphatase MutT, producing the protein MSLLLVVAAALVDPQGRVLIAQRPQGKQLAGLWEFPGGKLDPGERPEQALVRELAEELGIEAATDDLAPLTFASHAYESFHLLMPLYLCRRWRGEPHAREGQALAWMRPSELDAAQMPPADAPLIAPLVALLG; encoded by the coding sequence TTGTCTCTGCTTCTCGTCGTCGCCGCGGCTCTCGTCGATCCGCAAGGCCGCGTGCTGATCGCCCAGCGTCCGCAGGGCAAGCAGCTCGCCGGCCTGTGGGAGTTCCCCGGCGGCAAGCTCGACCCCGGCGAGCGGCCGGAACAGGCGCTCGTGCGCGAGCTGGCCGAGGAGCTGGGCATAGAGGCGGCGACGGACGATCTCGCGCCGCTGACCTTCGCCAGCCACGCCTACGAGTCGTTTCATCTCTTGATGCCGCTCTATCTCTGCCGGCGCTGGCGCGGCGAGCCGCACGCCCGCGAGGGCCAGGCGCTCGCCTGGATGCGGCCGAGCGAGCTCGATGCGGCGCAAATGCCGCCCGCCGACGCGCCGCTGATCGCCCCGCTGGTCGCGCTGCTGGGGTGA
- a CDS encoding DUF1835 domain-containing protein, with the protein MSSEPRAARAAVRFSSPFRLNLEQQRKRAKELLAELRAGDRRSLERLRLRHPSAPSSQNVRLSDAQLVVARELGLPSWPKLKAHVEAMDRSWRDISRGDAAPDRDMPTLHLRCGRDIKASLRDAGFIGDFLEYSDPLCQGPVLDRADWLDARAAFLAESYGAGVGRSKAQIAEELADGEAGLQSAASRYERIVLWLEHDPYDQLILARCLAQFAETPPPRLELISLERYPGAMRFIGLGQLPPEALRLLWEERAPIAEAGLRAGHDAWRMLRAPDPSPLAGFARAAAPALPQLARAIRRYCQEFPWSDDGLGLTQRLILELLAERPHKVGEAFSRLLMEREPLPWLTDLMIHSIVDDMKRIVEPIFVGSFESEDRSWPHERLTITPLGRAVLARETDWMSLRPPSRWLGGVSISDAAPCWRWNEAHSEFALR; encoded by the coding sequence ATGTCCAGCGAACCGCGGGCCGCGCGGGCGGCCGTCCGTTTTTCTTCGCCGTTCCGGCTCAATCTCGAACAGCAACGCAAACGCGCCAAAGAGCTGCTCGCAGAGCTGCGCGCCGGCGACCGGCGATCCCTCGAGCGATTGCGGCTCCGCCATCCCTCGGCTCCGTCGTCGCAGAATGTCCGGCTGAGCGACGCGCAGCTCGTCGTCGCCCGTGAGCTCGGTCTGCCGAGCTGGCCGAAGCTCAAGGCGCATGTAGAGGCGATGGACCGCAGCTGGCGCGACATATCGCGGGGCGATGCGGCGCCGGACCGCGACATGCCGACGCTGCATTTGCGCTGCGGCCGCGACATAAAGGCGAGCCTGCGCGACGCCGGCTTCATCGGCGATTTTCTCGAATATTCCGATCCGCTCTGTCAGGGGCCGGTGCTGGACCGGGCGGACTGGCTCGACGCGCGCGCCGCTTTTCTCGCGGAGAGCTACGGCGCCGGCGTGGGTCGGAGCAAAGCGCAAATCGCCGAAGAGCTCGCCGATGGGGAGGCGGGCTTGCAGTCAGCGGCGTCTCGCTATGAGCGCATCGTCCTCTGGCTCGAGCATGATCCCTATGACCAGCTCATTCTCGCGCGTTGTCTCGCGCAATTCGCCGAGACGCCTCCGCCGCGGCTCGAGCTGATCTCGTTGGAGCGCTATCCCGGCGCCATGCGTTTCATCGGGCTGGGGCAGCTGCCGCCCGAGGCTTTGCGCCTGCTCTGGGAGGAGCGTGCGCCGATCGCCGAGGCGGGTCTGCGCGCCGGCCATGACGCGTGGCGCATGCTGCGCGCGCCCGACCCGAGCCCGCTCGCGGGATTCGCGCGCGCGGCCGCGCCGGCTCTGCCGCAGCTCGCGCGCGCCATTCGGCGCTATTGCCAGGAATTTCCCTGGTCCGACGACGGCCTCGGTCTGACGCAACGTCTCATTCTCGAGCTTTTGGCGGAGCGTCCCCACAAGGTCGGCGAGGCCTTTTCGCGTTTGCTGATGGAGCGCGAGCCGCTTCCCTGGCTCACGGATCTGATGATTCATTCCATTGTGGACGACATGAAGCGCATCGTGGAGCCGATTTTCGTGGGCTCGTTCGAGAGCGAGGATCGCAGCTGGCCCCATGAGCGTCTCACGATCACGCCGCTCGGGCGCGCTGTTCTGGCGAGGGAAACGGATTGGATGTCGCTTCGTCCGCCGTCGCGCTGGCTCGGCGGCGTCTCGATCTCCGACGCGGCGCCGTGCTGGCGCTGGAACGAGGCCCATTCGGAGTTCGCGCTCCGCTGA
- a CDS encoding DUF1152 domain-containing protein, with translation MQIPFFRALEDSQRILIAGCGGGFDIVSGLPLYVFLSNAGKSVYLANLSFARVDLASRKKIGPAGRLVDSDSRMQGYFPERHLVDWLAVRGCDPKVFTFEKTGVRPLRQSYEALVTLLKVDTIILVDGGTDSLMKGDEAALGTIEEDALSIAAVHQLEGVRKFLVCLGFGVDHYHGVCHHSFLENTAELIRSGGYLGCVSVSSGTPEGDALLDAVDFLNERQPNSKSIVAKSIASAIRGGFGNRHDTERTRGTELFINALMALYWCYDLAAVARGMGFYEAIAGSERFHEIEDAIRIHHAHAEKRDWKSLPL, from the coding sequence ATGCAAATCCCTTTTTTCCGCGCGCTCGAGGACTCGCAGCGCATTCTCATCGCCGGCTGCGGCGGCGGTTTCGACATCGTCAGCGGCCTGCCGCTCTATGTCTTTCTGAGCAATGCGGGCAAGAGCGTCTATCTCGCCAATCTGTCCTTCGCCCGCGTCGATCTCGCCTCCCGCAAGAAGATCGGTCCCGCAGGGCGGCTTGTCGATTCCGACAGCCGCATGCAGGGCTATTTTCCCGAGCGCCATCTCGTCGACTGGCTCGCGGTCCGTGGCTGCGACCCCAAGGTCTTCACCTTCGAGAAGACCGGCGTGCGACCGTTGCGGCAATCTTATGAGGCGCTGGTCACGCTATTGAAGGTCGATACGATCATTCTCGTCGACGGCGGGACCGACAGTCTGATGAAGGGCGACGAGGCCGCGCTCGGCACGATAGAGGAGGACGCTCTCTCGATCGCCGCCGTTCATCAGCTCGAGGGCGTGCGCAAATTTCTCGTCTGCCTCGGCTTCGGCGTCGATCACTATCACGGCGTCTGCCATCACTCTTTTCTGGAGAACACAGCCGAGCTGATCCGTTCCGGCGGATATCTCGGCTGCGTCTCCGTGTCGTCGGGAACGCCGGAAGGCGACGCGCTGCTCGACGCCGTCGATTTTCTCAACGAGCGCCAGCCCAATTCCAAGAGCATCGTGGCCAAGTCGATCGCCTCGGCGATCCGCGGCGGCTTCGGAAACCGGCACGACACCGAGCGCACCAGGGGAACGGAACTGTTCATAAATGCGCTGATGGCGCTCTATTGGTGCTATGATCTCGCCGCCGTCGCCCGCGGCATGGGCTTTTACGAGGCGATCGCCGGCAGCGAGAGATTTCACGAGATAGAGGATGCGATCCGCATTCATCACGCACACGCGGAAAAGCGAGACTGGAAGAGCTTGCCGCTGTGA